The stretch of DNA AATAGCGCTTTTTGATAGTGTTGCTCAGGAATATCAAGATAAATTCATGGATTTGTCTCTGTACCAACAAAGTTTGGATGTATTCTGTGAATCAATCAAAGATGAAAAAGCGAAGGTATTGGAACTGGCTTGTGGTCCTGGTAATATTACACAGTATTTGCTTAGCAAAAAACCAGATTGGGATATATTAGCGACAGATTTGGCTCCTGCTATGTTGAAATTGGCAAAAAAGAACAATCCCACTGCTAAATTTCAAGCATTGGATAGTAGGAAAATTGATCAATTGAATGAGCAATACAAAGCTATTATAGCTGGCTTTTTAATTCCCTACTTACCAAAGGATGGGGTAGAAAAACTGATTCAAGATGCGTTTAATTTATTGGAAGAAGGTGGGATTCTGTTTTTAAGCACCAT from Aureispira anguillae encodes:
- a CDS encoding class I SAM-dependent DNA methyltransferase is translated as MDKTEAAIALFDSVAQEYQDKFMDLSLYQQSLDVFCESIKDEKAKVLELACGPGNITQYLLSKKPDWDILATDLAPAMLKLAKKNNPTAKFQALDSRKIDQLNEQYKAIIAGFLIPYLPKDGVEKLIQDAFNLLEEGGILFLSTMEDDFHKSGWKGPSSGGEKRLYTYYYQADYLKSLLEKYHFTIMDLRRVQQHLNDENAINDVLIIAKK